One window from the genome of Haliaeetus albicilla chromosome 26, bHalAlb1.1, whole genome shotgun sequence encodes:
- the TBC1D22B gene encoding TBC1 domain family member 22B — protein sequence MAAESGRQFWKRSAKLPGSIQPVYGAQHPPLDPRLTKNFIKDRSKSNALPMKSKKASSFHEFARNTSDAWDIGDDEDEDFSSSSSSLQTLNSKVAKATAAQVLENHSKLRVKPERAQSTLSDMPTNCKVIKSSSEAQLSRTSEEACVRTPLQKQQSLPLRPVIPLVARISDQNASGAPPMTVREKTRLEKFRQLLSSHNTDLDELRKCSWPGVPREVRPVTWRLLSGYLPANMERRKLTLQRKREEYFGFIQQYYDSRNEEHHQDTYRQIHIDIPRTNPLIPLFQQPLVQEIFERILFIWAIRHPASGYVQGINDLVTPFFVVFLSEYVEEDVENFDVTNLSQDVLRSIEADSFWCMSKLLDGIQDNYTFAQPGIQKKVKALEELVSRIDEQVHNHFRKYEVEYLQFAFRWMNNLLMRELPLRCTIRLWDTYQSEPEGFSHFHLYVCAAFLIKWRKEILDEEDFQGLLMLLQNLPTIHWGNEEIGLLLAEAYRLKYMFADAPNHYRR from the exons CATTCAACCTGTCTATGGCGCACAGCATCCTCCGCTGGATCCCCGGCTCACCAAAAA CTTCATCAAGGACCGCTCCAAGAGCAACGCACTGCCTATGAAAAGCAAGAAGGCCTCCAGCTTTCATGAGTTTGCCCGCAACACCAGTGATGCCTGGGACATCGGTGATGACGAAGATGAGgacttctcttcttcctcttcttctttgcaAACTCTGAACTCTAAAGTGGCCAAGGCCACGGCCGCCCAGGTTCTGGAGAACCACAGCAAGCTGCGGGTGAAACCTGAGCGGGCCCAGTCCACTCTCAGTGACATGCCCACCAACTGCAAGGTCATCAAGTCCAGTAGTGAGGCCCAGCTGTCCAGGACATCTG AGGAGGCCTGTGTGCGGACCCCGCTTCAGAAGCAGCAGTCCCTTCCCCTTCGGCCCGTCATTCCACTTGTTGCCCGAATCTCTGACCAAAATGCTTCGGGCGCTCCCCCCATGACAGTGAGGGAGAAAACCCGCCTGGAGAAGTTTCGGCAGCTCCTTTCCAGCCACAACACAGACCTGG ATGAGCTGAGGAAATGCAGCTGGCCTGGTGTGCCCAGAGAGGTCCGGCCTGTGACGTGGCGTCTCCTCTCA GGTTATCTCCCCGCAAACATGGAGCGGCGAAAGCTGACTCTGCAGCGCAAGCGGGAGGAGTACTTCGGCTTCATCCAGCAGTATTACGATTCCCGCAATGAGGAGCACCATCAAGACACCTACCGACAG ATACACATCGACATTCCAAGGACCAACCCACTCATTCCCCTCTTCCAGCAGCCGCTCGTCCAGGAG ATCTTTGAAAGAATCCTGTTTATCTGGGCCATTCGACACCCAGCCAGCGGCTATGTACAGGGAATCAATGACCTGGTCACTCCATTCTTTGTTGTGTTCCTCTCTGAGTATGTTG AGGAGGACGTGGAGAACTTTGACGTGACAAACCTGTCACAGGATGTTTTACGGAGCATCGAAGCTGATAGCTTCTGGTGCATGAGCAAGCTGCTGGATGGGATACAG GATAACTACACCTTTGCACAGCCAGGGATCCAGAAGAAAGTCAAAGCCCTGGAGGAGCTAGTCAGCCGGATCGATG AGCAGGTACATAATCACTTTAGGAAGTACGAGGTCGAATACCTGCAGTTTGCCTTTCGCTGGATGAATAATCTGCTTATGAGGGAGCTGCCTCTTCGCTGCACCATCCGCCTCTGGGATACCTACCAG TCAGAGCCAGAAGGATTCTCACATTTCCACCTGTATGTCTGTGCCGCCTTCTTGATCAAGTGGCGGAAGGAGATCCTAGATGAGGAAGACTTTCAA GGCCTTCTGATGTTGTTACAAAACCTGCCCACGATACACTGGGGTAACGAAGAAATTGGACTCCTGCTCGCTGAAGCCTACAGACTCAAGTATATGTTTGCAGATGCCCCCAATCATTACCGCCGATAG